A single region of the Zootoca vivipara chromosome 2, rZooViv1.1, whole genome shotgun sequence genome encodes:
- the PPP1R27 gene encoding protein phosphatase 1 regulatory subunit 27: MIPQHHLSVLSRWSLALPSTSATMKYYYPDSLPRYRRYTRGLKTVRFPNDVLFLDHIRQSDLEQVGRFIRARKVTLDTIYPSGMAALHEAVLSGNLDCVKLLVKYGADINQKDEDGWTPLHMACSDGHTDIARYLISIGAQRDATNDEGEKPSDLIDPEYKELVELFKAARVD, encoded by the exons atgattcctCAACACCATCTTTCAGTCCTGTCTCGCTGGTCTCTTGCTCTTCCTTCTACCTCTGCCACAATGAAGTATTACTACCCAGACTCACTTCCCAGGTATAGGCGATATACACGAGGCCTGAAAACTGTGCGTTTCCCCAATGACGTTCTCTTCCTGGACCATATTAGGCAGAGTGATCTGGAGCAGGTGGGCCGTTTCATCCGTGCCAGGAAGGTCACCTTGGACACTATCTACCCCTCAG GTATGGCTGCCCTCCATGAAGCTGTGCTTTCTGGGAACCTTGATTGCGTCAAGCTGTTGGTGAAATATGGTGCTGACATCAATCAGAAAGATGAGGATGGCTGGACACCCCTACACATGGCTTGCAGTGATGGTCACACTGATATTGCAAG GTACCTTATCTCTATTGGGGCCCAGCGTGATGCTACCAACGATGAAGGGGAGAAGCCATCCGACCTAATTGACCCAGAGTACAAGGAGCTAGTGGAGCTTTTCAAAGCAGCCCGAGTAGACTAA